CGGCGGGTCATATATCCCTTTCAAATGCAATGGATAATCAGGATCATCCCATGTGATTATATGAATGCCCAATTTGTCGGCTTTACGAAATTCTGCATCAATATCCAAGATGTCCAGCTGACTTCTAATTTTTTCAGCCAGTACTGATCCGATTCCGCGCGTTAAGCAGAGATCATCAACGGACGCCCCATAAATTGCTGCGGCATGGCCGAATGTCTCCAGAAGCGACCGAACCCGAACCGGCCCCAAACAACTGACCATATTAAGGCCAACCAGTGCCATTTTTTCATTCATATTAAGATGACAAACGCTCCCATGCCTGTTCCATTGACTGCGCCGAGCACTCGCATCCTCGATGAACATGACCAATTCGATCAGCCAACACAAAACGCGGAATGCCATTAACGGTCTTCTTGTCGACCTGCATCGTATCGTGTAGAATATTCCAGTCTGCTACGGGCGAATGAACAGGCAGTCCCAGACGCTTAATCAAGCCAATAATGCGATCACAATCGGACTGAGTGAGCTGTTTTTCAATACATGAAAGATGTGCCGCATAAACCATCCCTACAGCGACAGCCTCTCCATGGCGCATCTTTCCATATCCATGGCACGACTCAATCGAATGTGCCAGCGTATGCCCAAAATTCAAAATCTCCCGTAATCCCGACTCCCGCTCGTCAAATCGTACGACCTCCGCCTTGATCTCACAACACCGTCCAACAAGATGAGCCAGCACATCCAGATCTCGTGCGGCGATACCGTCCACGTGCCGCTCCATATATTTAAAAAATTCGCGATCAAAAATAACGCCGTATTTGACCACCTCTGCCAATCCCGTCCGGTACTCTCGTTCTGGCAATGTTTTCAATGCATCCAGATTAATAGTAACCTGTGCTGGCTGATAAAAGGAACCGACCAAATTCTTACCCTGAGGAAGATTAATCGCCGTTTTGCCCCCGACCGAACTGTCAACCATAGCCAGAAGCGTTGTGGGAACCTGTACAAAACGAACCCCTCGCATATACGTTGAGGCGGCAAATCCCGCTAAATCCCCAACAACACCTCCACCCAGAGCCATGATAAATGATGATCGATCCATCCCGTGCGCCAACGCCGCGGCATAGAGCGAAAACAACCATTTTTGCGATTTTGCTGTTTCGCGAGACGGAACAACCAGACGCTTCATATGAACACCCTGATGACCACACAGTGCCATCAATGCATCCCCGTAAAAGCGATCTACATTTCGATCCGTTACAAGCAATCCTCTCAACCCATTTATCTTTTTGCCTAGTGATTCCAATGCGCTAGCAAAATTTCCACTTCCAATGATAATCGGATACGATCGCTCCTTCAAATCAACTTCTATGACTCTTCTCATTCCTAACGCCCTCACTGATGAATTGACTGTCTAGAATTCTAGCGCAACTAAGGGAAATTTGTCGACTATCAAAAAGCAAAGAATATATATTAATATATCCAGCCTATATACAATTTTGTAATTGACCATCAAACATTTATTACTATAATCACTTACGGAACCACGCCTCCACGAGCGGCAGAAAATAATTCGTACCATTCCTCACGTGTCAATTGCATCTCATCGGCGCGACAGCAGGCTCTAATACGATCGGGATTTCGCGACCCAATAACCGGCTGAATATTGGCTGGATGCCGCATGATCCAGGCAAGCATAATGACCTCCATACTAGTACCCCGTTTTTCTGCCATTTTTTTGATGGCCTGTGCCGTACGACGGCACGGCTCATCTTGCGGATCACTGAAAAAACGACCGCTAGCCAAGGGGGACCAGGCCTGCATAAAAATATCTTTGAGACGACAATACTCGATCAGCCCATCGCCATGCGCACTGTTGCTCGTATTCTGATTCACAAGGATACTGTCATTCAACAAATCACAGTGTCCCAAGCTCAACTCAAGCTGATTGATAATCAAGGGATGCACCACCCACTTCTGGAGCAACTCCATCTGCATCACCGAATGATTACTCACACCGAAATACCTGACCTTTCCTGAGCGATGCAGTAAATCAAATGCGCGTGCCATTTCGTCTGCCTCCATCAGCGGATCGGGCCGATGGAGCAGCAACACATCGATATAATCTGTTCCCAATCTCTGCAAAATACCGTCCACAGAACCCACGATGTGTGGAACTCCATAATCATACCGCTTTGGAGCTCCCGGAAAGGGATCATCCTGAAATCGTATTGCGCATTTGGACTGAATATAGACTTGTTCACGCAAGGACGCACGCTCCTTCAAAACAGCAGAAAAAGCCTCCTCCGACTTCCCAAAGCAATAAATATCAGCGTGATCAAAAAAGTTGATCCCTTCGTCTACTGCTGTAAAAACCGAATTCTTTGCCGCCTGAATTTCTTGTTCATAAAGCGGTCTGCGATCCCAACGTGCCCCGAGATGCATACATCCGTAGGCCAAACTAGAAACAACCATATCGGTCTGTCCAATTGTCACATATTTCATATATCGAATCTCTGCCTTGTGAATTCTGTGTTTTATCACCTTTTGTCTTTTCAACTGCCTACAGGAAATTAGAACATGGATCAAATTAAAATTTCAACCAAGGAAAGGCCTTTTATGCGCATTGTTTTTATGGGATCAGACGAGATTGCCTGCCCGGCACTGACCGAAGCATATCATGACAACGACATTGAAATTGTAGCGGTCATCACCCAGCCCGATCGCCCAAAAGGCCGAAAACGTCAAATTCAACCATGCGACCTGAAATCGTTGGCGCAATCATGGGAGCTGCCCGTTTTCTCCCCTGAAAAATTGTCAACGACGGACTATTTATCCACTTTTGAAACATGGAATATTGATCTCATTCTCGTCGTAGCCTATGGGCAATATATCCCCTCTCGACTCATCGAATCCGCAAGATTGCGTGCCATCAACCTGCACCCCTCGCTGCTTCCAAAGTATCGGGGAGCATCCCCTATTCAAGCCGCCATCGCTGCCGGAGAACACGAAACCGGCATTTCCATTGTTTTCGTTGGTAAAGAAATGGATGCAGGAGACATTCTTCTGCAGGAAACGATGCTCATTGATGACCTGGACAATGCCGTCACCATGAAAGACAAGCTGGGCCGTCACGGCGCAAAACTCCTCATCAAAGCAGCCCACCTGCTGGATGCAGGTGCTATTACTGCGCGGCCACAAGACCATGATCAGTCCATCTATGTCAAAAAGCTGGAGAAAACTGATGGCCTCATTGACTGGAATTGCTCTGCAGAGGAAATATTAAATCGAATCCGCGCCTATCAGCCTTGGCCTATCTGCTACACCAATATGCCAGAAACCCCTCCCATGCGCATTTATGCGGCGATCAAACAACCGGAAATCAACGGCGAGCCGGGCACTGTGGTGGCCATCGAAAAAAACGGCCCGATCATCGCCACGGGTCAGGGCGGACTCTGCCTCACCGACGTCCAGCCATCGGGGAAAAAGCGTATGAACGGCCAGCAACTGATCAACGGACGCTATTTAGCCGCCGGAACGCGACTTTAAAAAGCAGGTTGAATTTCATCGTAGATATGAGACGATAAACACGCAGGATCGTCCGCAGATGACGATATTACGCAACGATCTATCCCCTTTCCGGCACAACAAAAAATCCGCAAGGATGTTACCCTTGCGGAATATTTCGTTCACCGGGAAACCGGTTGTGCTATCGGCCTATTTCTTTCAATTTCTTCCCGCTCATAAGGTTTTCCTCGATTTTTTCCAGGGATACACCTTTTGTTTCTGGGACAAACTTCATGAAGAACAGCACAAAAAGCACTTCAAAGAAACCGTACATCAAAAAAGTATTACCGTGACCAAACTTGTTTAACAAGGTAAGGAAGGTCATACCGACAATACCGTTGACAACCCAGTTGGTCGTGGTTGTAACAGTAACTCCGAGATCTCGCCCGCTGGTGGGGAATATTTCTGCGCACATAACCCAGATAATGGGCCCGGCACTGGCTGCAAAACCGATGATAAAGAGCATAAGGAACATTATCGCCACAAAGGAGAGCGTATTATTCGCCTGACCTGCGGCACCTACTATCGCCGGGTGATTTTCCAGTCCTAACTTAAAGCATAGTCCGACAGAAAGCATGGACACGCCCATGACAGTGAATCCGGCATACATAATCGGCTTGCGACCTAAGCTGTCAACAAACGCAATAGCAATGAACGTTGCCAGCACATTGATACAGCCGATCATGACCGTGCCCCACATCTGTTCAGCAGTGGTAGCAAAACCCGCGATTTGGAAAATTTTCGGAGCGTAGTACATGATCACATTGATACCGGTCAACTGCTGAATAATCTGCAAGCCCATTCCCAGCAAAATGACCTTGCGGAACGGCATGCTCGTTTTCAGCATCTGCCACCCATTCTGCTTATCCTGCAAACTTTTATCAATATCATCTAATTCTTCGGCAATTTCCTCAGGCGTCAGACGTACTTTCTTCAACACATGATGCGCTTCTTCCTTGCGCCCCACCATACAAAGCCAGCGCGGACTGTTGGGCAGAAAATACATCGCAACAAACATGATGGTCGCTGGAACAACCAGAATGCCCAGCATCAGCCGCCAATGTCCGCCAACTACATCATGGATTCGGCAATAGGTTGCAAAATAGGTGTCGCTCATAAAGGCAAGAACGATACCGATGGTAATCAATAACTGATACATGGAGATCAGGGCGCCACGGATGCCTTTGGGCGCGATTTCCGACAGATATAAAGGTGCGGTAAACGAAGCAACCCCGACAGCTATGCCAAGAAAAAAGCGGCAGACAATCAAAATCTTGGCCGATGTCGATACTGCACAACTCATCGAACCAAGTGCAAATAAGACTGCGGCAAACAGCAGTGTTTTTTTACGACCCAGTTTTTTGCTGACTGTGCCACTGAAAACTGCACCGAATGTGGCACCCCAAAGCAAGGCACTGACAATGGTCTCTATCTCCATGGTACTTGCATGAAACGCTTTCTGAATGAATCCGGATGCTCCAGAGATAACCCCTATATCAAGACCAAACAATAGTCCTGCCAATGCCGCCGTAAACGCTACGACGTAAACCAGTGGTTTGTACTTTGATGCCGATGCCTGCATTTTATATGCTCCTTATATGTATGCCTACCTGATAGCTCGATACTTACTTTATAACGAGCTCATTTGTCTAAGTAGTTTAAAAAAAAGCAGTAGCTTTGAAAAGCTATGTTTACATAAAAAAGGATGCGGCGAACCGCATCCCTTGAATATCTGTTTTTTGCGTAGCTGAACTACATAATTCCGCCGAGATTCTTATAGAATGCCATGCGGCGTTTAGCGTCTTCTTCAGCCTCTTTGTAGAGTGCTTCCGCTTCGCTCGGTGCAGTCTTCAGCAACGCGGTGTAGCGGCGTTCACTGCGAATGAACTCTTGGAAGTCAGCCGTCGGTTCTTTGGTTTCCCAATTGAAACGCTTGCCTTCTTCCATGCGCGGGTCATAACGGAACAACGGCCAGTAACCGCAATCCACTGCACGTTTTTCTTCGACCTGACTCTTCATCATGTCAATACCATGCGCAATACATGGAGCGTAACAAATAATGATTGAAGGACCATTGTAGTTCACAGCATCCATGAAGGCTTTCTGCGTCTGCAGACGGTTCGCACCCATGGATACGGATGCGACATACACGTAGCCATAGCTCATGCACATGAAGGCCAGATTCTTCTTACCCTGACGTTTACCGCCATTGGCGAATTTAGCCACAGCCGCGATCGGCGTCGATTTCGAAGCCTGACCACCAGTATTGGAGTACACTTCCGTATCCACGACGAGGATATTAACGTTTTTGCCGGAAGCAACCACGTGATCCAGACCGCCGTAACCGATGTCATATGCCCAGCCGTCACCACCGAAGATCCAGACCGCTTTATCAACGAAATAATCTTGCAGTTCGATGACCTTACGGATCAACGGCTTAGCTTCAGCCGAAGCAGATTCAGCCGCTACAGGCAACAACAATTTCACCGCATTCTGCGCTGCGACAGCGTCATCGCTGATAACGTTGTCTTTGCAGATTTCCACCGCTTTTTCGAGCGCGGCTTTCAGATCATCCGTTGTTCCAGCAGCCAGGAGCGCATTTACATTGTTGAACAGCAATGTCCGATTGTTTTCGATACCGAGACGCATGCCCAGACCGTATTCTGCATTGTCTTCGAAGAGCGAATTCGCCCATGAAGGACCGCGACCTTCTTTAGATTTGCAATAAGGCACGGTCGGGAAGGTACCGCCATAAATGGAAGAACACCCCGTGGCATTGGCCACCACCATGTGTTCGCCACAGATCTGGGTAACCAGTTTCACGTAAGGTGTTTCACCGCAACCAGCGCACGCACCTGAGAATTCGAACAGCGGTTTTTTGAACTGAAGTCCTTTAACCGTTGTGTCCTTCGCTCCGTCCAGCACGTTGTCCGGCAGATCTTCAAAGAATCCTACACGGGGAACTTCTCCAGCTTCGCGGGCTTCTTCCAGTGATTCAAACACCAGAGCTTTGGTCTTAGCCGGGCAAGTTTCGATACATACGCCACAACCGGTACAGTCTTCGACGTATACCTGAATGCGGAACTGTAAGTCTTTGTCATTCTTAGTGCTGGATTTCAGCGTGTCGAAACCTTCCGGTGCATCGTTCAGTTTAGCCGGATCGATCTGTTTTGCGCGGATCACAGCATGCGGACAAGCCATCACACACTGATTGCACTGAATGCAGTTTTCTTTGATCCATTTCGGAACACGAGGTGCAACACCACGTTTTTCTAAGCAGGTTGTGCCCGTCGGCAACGTACCGTCAATGGACATATGTGAAACCGGCACATCGTCACCTTTGAGCAGCATGGAAGGCAGAATGATGTTTTTCGTGAAATCATTTGCATCATCGCTGATCAATTTTGGCGGCACATAGGACGTAGTAATTTCAGCCGGAATAACCACTTCTTTGATGGCGGCAACCGAAGCGTCAATCGCTTTCCAGTTCATTTCGACGATGTCCATACCTTTGCGTTCAAATGTCTTCTTGGCATAGTCTTTAATCAGCTGAATGGCCTGTGACTCATCCAGAATACCGGACAGTTTGAAGAATGCCGTCTGCATAACCGTATTAATACGGCCGCCCAGACCCACTTCCATAGCAATCTTCAACGCATCAATGGTGTAGAATTTAATCTTACGTTCCATGATGAATTCCTGCTCGCTGCGCGTCAGGTGGTTGAATGCGTCTTCCGGAGTGTATTCCGAATTCAACAAGAATACGCCACCTTCTCTCAAAGGGCTCAGCATATCATAGCGACCGATATAAGCAGCATTGTGGCAAGCTACGAAATCCGCATGATTGATAAGGAACGGGTAGTTTACCGGGCTGTCACCAAATCGCAGATGCGAGGTCGTGATACCACCAGATTTCTTTGAGTCATACACAAAATAGGCCTGTGCAAATTTGTCCGTCGCACCACCGATAATTTTGATCGAATTCTTGTTAGCACCGACTGTTCCGTCTGCACCCAGACCCCAGAACATGCAGCCGACCACATCTTTGGGCATGACGTTCAGTCCAGGTCCGACAGGAATGGATAGATTGGTAACATCGTCGTTAATACCGACAGTGAAGTTATGGTGTCCACCATTACCCAGGTGATCAAATACCGCTTTCACCATGGCTGGTGAAAATTCTTTCGAAGACAGGCCATAACGACCGCCGATGACTCTGATGTCTTTTCCAGCCAGCGCAGTAGCCACGTCCATGTACAGCGGCTCACCAATTGAACCAGGTTCTTTTGTACGATCAAGCACTGCGATGGATTTCACCGTTTCCGGCAGAGCAGACAGAAAATGCTTCACAGAGAAAGGCCGATACAAACGGACTTTCAACAGACCCAGTTTTTCGCCTTTCGCATTCAAATAGTTCACAGTAGGTTCGATCGCGTCGCAACCCGAACCCATAGCAATGATCACCTTTTCTGCATCCGGCGCGCCGACGTAATCAAACAGGTGATAGGAGCGACCGATCTTAGCGGAGACTTTGTCCATGTAATCCTGAACAATTTCCGGCAAGGCATCATAGTATTTATTGACCGTTTCACGACCCTGGAAATAGACGTCAGGATTTTGAGCGGCGACTTTCAGTGTCGGATTTTCTGGACGAAGACCGCGAGCACGAAATGCTTCAATATACTCCGGCTCAACCAATTCCGCCATAACATCATAGCTAATTTCTTCCACTTTCTGAATCTCATGCGACGTACGGAACCCGTCAAAGAAATTCAAGAATGGGACACTGCCTTTCAGCGTAGCGAGATGGGACACAACGCCCAAATCCATGGTTTCCTGAATGCCCGAAGCGGCCATCAATGCGAAACCGGTATTGCGAACCGACATCACGTCAGAGTGATCTCCGAAAATCGACAACGACTGACATGCCAGTGAACGGGCGGATACATGAAATACCGTCGGGATCATTTCACCGGCGATTTTGTACATGTTCGGAACCATCAGAAGCAAGCCCTGAGACGCAGTAAACGTCGTAGTAAGAGCACCTGCGGAAAGAGCTCCGTGAACGGCACCGGCAGCACCTGCTTCCGACTGCATTTCCAGTACATCGACCTTTTTACCAAAAAGGTTCTTTCTACCCTGACTTGCCCATGCGTCAGAATTTTCACCCATCGGGGTCGAAGGGGTGATGGGATAGATTGCGGCGACTTCACTGAAAGCATAAGCTACGTGAGCGGCTGCGGTATTCCCGTCAATGGTTACCATTTTTTTGCTCATTAATTAACTCCTCGTTAGTTTCGATTAGAGCGTGCGTTGAACAGAAAGCGATTCATATCGCCTTAAATAAATGCCTACATACTCATACTAATCACTAACAAATATCAAGTTGAAACTCCCTAAAATAACCCCTCGCCACCACAACAATCCAGTCAAAGACCAATTGAATTAATATTATTCAGTCTTATTATAATTTTTAACTTGACCAACCGCCTGCTGCATCACACTATGCGCTCTATGAAACAACGAATCAAATACACACAACAGGCTTACTATCACTGCATGAGCCGCATTGTCGGCCGGCAAATGCTGCTTGGTGATACCGAAAAAGAATACATGCTGTTGCTGATGCGTCGGATCGAAGGATTTACCGGAGTACGCATACTCACCTATGCCATCATGACCAACCACATCCATCTGTTACTGGAAGAACCGGATCGCAACACGTGTATTTCTGACGATGAACTGCGACGGCGGCTAGCATTTCTTTATTCTAAGGGAGAATGCGAGGACATCAATGAGCGATGGACTCTATGGGGCCAAAATGAATCCAAGGCTGACAAGCAACGCTATCTCCTGCGCATGAACGATATCAGCGAATTCATGAAACAGTTAAAGCAACGGTTTTCTCGCTGGTACAATCGGAAAAACCAGCGTTCCGGCACGCTGTGGGACGCGCGATTTAAGAGTGTTCTGGTTCAGCCAGGAACGCCATTGCGCATTGTGGCGGCGTATATTGAAATGAATCCGGTTCGGGCTGGAATGACAAAGGAACCGCATTTCTATCGTTATTGCGGGTTTTCTGAGGCCATGGGAGAGGGATTAGCGGCACAGAAAGGTATTCGTACTATTGCGTTGTCTATGGATTTGGAATCCGATGACTGGAAGTCGGTTTCGGAGCTCTACTTAGAGCGAATACTGATGTACGATGAAGTTCGCCGGCATCCTGAAAGAGCCTGTACGGATCACAGCTATTTACGTGAAAAATTGGGAAAACGAATGGAACTAACTGACTTTGAAAGATTTATGTGCCGCAGTCGCTATTTTACAGATGGGCGCATTATTGGGTGCAAAGCATTTATTGAAGCGTTCTTTGAAGAGAACAGAGACTATTTTGGAAACAGGCGAACGTCAGGAGCACGGAGAGTAAAGGGCGGCTGGAAAGACCTGTTCTCTATACGGGAACTGGTTGACTGGTAATCGATTCGTTGTTCAGATCAGATGGACACTTCTCTCGGCGGCTTGACGGGTGTGCAGTGATCGGCTACTATCCGCGCATATTTTTCATACATTTTTAGGATTTGAGCTGCAGCGAATGATAGAAGTCAAAAATTTGACAAAATGGTATCCAGGCAAGTTAGCGGTTGACGACATTAGTTTTCATGTTGAACGCGGTGAAATTGTCGGCTTTCTCGGACCTAACGGCGCGGGGAAAACGACTACTATGCGCTGTTTGTGCGGATATACTCCTACATCAGCTGGTGTGGTGCAGATAGCTGGATTTGATGTCTTTTCGCAATCGCTGCAGGTTCGTCGCAACCTCGGCTATCTCCCTGAAAATGTACCCTTATATAACGAGATGCGTATTGATGAATATCTTCGT
This window of the Spartobacteria bacterium genome carries:
- the aroB gene encoding 3-dehydroquinate synthase; its protein translation is MRRVIEVDLKERSYPIIIGSGNFASALESLGKKINGLRGLLVTDRNVDRFYGDALMALCGHQGVHMKRLVVPSRETAKSQKWLFSLYAAALAHGMDRSSFIMALGGGVVGDLAGFAASTYMRGVRFVQVPTTLLAMVDSSVGGKTAINLPQGKNLVGSFYQPAQVTINLDALKTLPEREYRTGLAEVVKYGVIFDREFFKYMERHVDGIAARDLDVLAHLVGRCCEIKAEVVRFDERESGLREILNFGHTLAHSIESCHGYGKMRHGEAVAVGMVYAAHLSCIEKQLTQSDCDRIIGLIKRLGLPVHSPVADWNILHDTMQVDKKTVNGIPRFVLADRIGHVHRGCECSAQSMEQAWERLSS
- a CDS encoding aldo/keto reductase; its protein translation is MKYVTIGQTDMVVSSLAYGCMHLGARWDRRPLYEQEIQAAKNSVFTAVDEGINFFDHADIYCFGKSEEAFSAVLKERASLREQVYIQSKCAIRFQDDPFPGAPKRYDYGVPHIVGSVDGILQRLGTDYIDVLLLHRPDPLMEADEMARAFDLLHRSGKVRYFGVSNHSVMQMELLQKWVVHPLIINQLELSLGHCDLLNDSILVNQNTSNSAHGDGLIEYCRLKDIFMQAWSPLASGRFFSDPQDEPCRRTAQAIKKMAEKRGTSMEVIMLAWIMRHPANIQPVIGSRNPDRIRACCRADEMQLTREEWYELFSAARGGVVP
- a CDS encoding methionyl-tRNA formyltransferase — translated: MDQIKISTKERPFMRIVFMGSDEIACPALTEAYHDNDIEIVAVITQPDRPKGRKRQIQPCDLKSLAQSWELPVFSPEKLSTTDYLSTFETWNIDLILVVAYGQYIPSRLIESARLRAINLHPSLLPKYRGASPIQAAIAAGEHETGISIVFVGKEMDAGDILLQETMLIDDLDNAVTMKDKLGRHGAKLLIKAAHLLDAGAITARPQDHDQSIYVKKLEKTDGLIDWNCSAEEILNRIRAYQPWPICYTNMPETPPMRIYAAIKQPEINGEPGTVVAIEKNGPIIATGQGGLCLTDVQPSGKKRMNGQQLINGRYLAAGTRL
- a CDS encoding sugar porter family MFS transporter → MQASASKYKPLVYVVAFTAALAGLLFGLDIGVISGASGFIQKAFHASTMEIETIVSALLWGATFGAVFSGTVSKKLGRKKTLLFAAVLFALGSMSCAVSTSAKILIVCRFFLGIAVGVASFTAPLYLSEIAPKGIRGALISMYQLLITIGIVLAFMSDTYFATYCRIHDVVGGHWRLMLGILVVPATIMFVAMYFLPNSPRWLCMVGRKEEAHHVLKKVRLTPEEIAEELDDIDKSLQDKQNGWQMLKTSMPFRKVILLGMGLQIIQQLTGINVIMYYAPKIFQIAGFATTAEQMWGTVMIGCINVLATFIAIAFVDSLGRKPIMYAGFTVMGVSMLSVGLCFKLGLENHPAIVGAAGQANNTLSFVAIMFLMLFIIGFAASAGPIIWVMCAEIFPTSGRDLGVTVTTTTNWVVNGIVGMTFLTLLNKFGHGNTFLMYGFFEVLFVLFFMKFVPETKGVSLEKIEENLMSGKKLKEIGR
- the nifJ gene encoding pyruvate:ferredoxin (flavodoxin) oxidoreductase, whose protein sequence is MSKKMVTIDGNTAAAHVAYAFSEVAAIYPITPSTPMGENSDAWASQGRKNLFGKKVDVLEMQSEAGAAGAVHGALSAGALTTTFTASQGLLLMVPNMYKIAGEMIPTVFHVSARSLACQSLSIFGDHSDVMSVRNTGFALMAASGIQETMDLGVVSHLATLKGSVPFLNFFDGFRTSHEIQKVEEISYDVMAELVEPEYIEAFRARGLRPENPTLKVAAQNPDVYFQGRETVNKYYDALPEIVQDYMDKVSAKIGRSYHLFDYVGAPDAEKVIIAMGSGCDAIEPTVNYLNAKGEKLGLLKVRLYRPFSVKHFLSALPETVKSIAVLDRTKEPGSIGEPLYMDVATALAGKDIRVIGGRYGLSSKEFSPAMVKAVFDHLGNGGHHNFTVGINDDVTNLSIPVGPGLNVMPKDVVGCMFWGLGADGTVGANKNSIKIIGGATDKFAQAYFVYDSKKSGGITTSHLRFGDSPVNYPFLINHADFVACHNAAYIGRYDMLSPLREGGVFLLNSEYTPEDAFNHLTRSEQEFIMERKIKFYTIDALKIAMEVGLGGRINTVMQTAFFKLSGILDESQAIQLIKDYAKKTFERKGMDIVEMNWKAIDASVAAIKEVVIPAEITTSYVPPKLISDDANDFTKNIILPSMLLKGDDVPVSHMSIDGTLPTGTTCLEKRGVAPRVPKWIKENCIQCNQCVMACPHAVIRAKQIDPAKLNDAPEGFDTLKSSTKNDKDLQFRIQVYVEDCTGCGVCIETCPAKTKALVFESLEEAREAGEVPRVGFFEDLPDNVLDGAKDTTVKGLQFKKPLFEFSGACAGCGETPYVKLVTQICGEHMVVANATGCSSIYGGTFPTVPYCKSKEGRGPSWANSLFEDNAEYGLGMRLGIENNRTLLFNNVNALLAAGTTDDLKAALEKAVEICKDNVISDDAVAAQNAVKLLLPVAAESASAEAKPLIRKVIELQDYFVDKAVWIFGGDGWAYDIGYGGLDHVVASGKNVNILVVDTEVYSNTGGQASKSTPIAAVAKFANGGKRQGKKNLAFMCMSYGYVYVASVSMGANRLQTQKAFMDAVNYNGPSIIICYAPCIAHGIDMMKSQVEEKRAVDCGYWPLFRYDPRMEEGKRFNWETKEPTADFQEFIRSERRYTALLKTAPSEAEALYKEAEEDAKRRMAFYKNLGGIM